A part of Daphnia pulex isolate KAP4 chromosome 6, ASM2113471v1 genomic DNA contains:
- the LOC124196513 gene encoding CLK4-associating serine/arginine rich protein-like isoform X1, giving the protein MWHEARKQERLLKSMMVDHRRRAERRREYYEKTKGDPAQFLQVHGRPMKIHVDPAIAAIADSPATMMPWQGQPEILIDRFDVRAHLDVIPCRPQKDDSDTDQDPGEEVWEERQASYERYRILVQNEFIGVSEEKFLHQILLEEQFGPVQKLGEEEKKKMLAPKKAAIGFTYDDSTPSSSAAASTSHNIPVVPPEATEEEESDSDIDLDLSIAVDKLTTEQMHEVNKCALHYGLGRQDFMSLLTRDLDEQESLRIAKEEEQERAMYSGRKARKERRAFREQKLQALLMNRCLSPPSYATRASPTYDGQLRRSKSVSKSRSPSPFEGGIKFITSFGDEDSDPGGKTISSRSPNKTRDKDLPNKRPFASTTFLARDRGGRPLNSGRDTTKVNDKRHSRSGDHRARSPSPSISRSRKDKKSGSYYKNERSRSRSRRRSRSRHRSSRSRSRSRRRSRHSRSRSRSYSPRSSRRQRNRSPPRERSRRKSSSSSSSSSSSRSSSSRQSIRRSSSPIRPPPSYASLARETRHFSPPQISNPLPAPPVRRYYGRKKSDSDSSLSDRESTSPSKPTASNSASKPSTPSVTGSSGRGTGATKNTMTPQERLKRKMQAALNKQYKADKRAEKEKLQKVEQERMNREEEMRELALRLRRKERMRRHAAQGESGSSSPSSRSPSRSPSRTPS; this is encoded by the exons ATGTGGCATGAAGCACGAAAACAGGAGCGTCTCCTGAAGTCTAT gATGGTAGATCACCGAAGGCGAGCTGAAAGGCGTCGAGAATATTATGAGAAAACA AAAGGAGATCCTGCCCAATTCCTTCAAGTTCATGGTCGCCCCATGAAAATTCATGTTGATCCAGCAATAGCAGCTATAGCGGACAGTCCTGCTACAAT GATGCCTTGGCAAGGACAACCAGAAATCTTGATTGACCGGTTTGATGTTAGAGCACATCTAGATGTTATTCCTTGTCGCCCCCAAAAAGATGACAGCGACACTGATCAGGATCCTGGTGAGGAGGTGTGGGAAGAAAGACAAGCGAGCTATGAAAGATACAGAATCCTTGtacaaaatgaatttattgGAG TTTCAGAGGAAAAGTTTCTACATCAAATATTGCTTGAAGAGCAATTCGGACCAGTTCAAAAGTTAGgtgaagaggaaaagaaaaaaatgcttgCGCCGAAGAAAGCGGCCATTGGGTTCACTTATGACGATTCCACGCCATCCTCGTCAGCCGCAGCATCAACTTCGCATAATATTCCCGTGGTTCCTCCCGAAgcgactgaagaagaagaatccgaTAGCGACATTGATTTGG ATTTATCAATTGCTGTCGATAAATTGACAACTGAGCAAATGCACGAAGTCAACAAATGTGCACTTCACTATGGGTTAGGCCGGCAGGACTTCATGTCACTACTCACTCGTGATTTGGATGAGCAAGAGTCATTACGAATCGCTAAAGAGGAAGAACAAGAACGGGCCATGTATTCT GGGAGAAAAGCAAGGAAAGAGCGACGGGCGTTTAGAGAGCAAAAGCTGCAAGCATTGCTTATGAATCGATGTCTGAGTCCTCCAAG TTACGCTACACGAGCTAGCCCAACTTACGATGGACAACTTCGCCGCTCGAAATCAGTGTCCAAGTCACGTTCTCCTTCACCCTTCGAAGGTGGAATCAAATTTATCACATCTTTTGGTGACGAAGATTCGGATCCAGGAGGGAAAACAATTAGCTCTCGGTCTCCGAACAAAACTCGCGATAAAGATTTACCAAATAAGCGGCCATTTGCCTCCACAACTTTTTTGGCTCGAGACAGGGGTGGTCGTCCTTTAAACAGTGGTCGTGACACAACTAAAGTAAATGACAAACGACATTCCCGTTCGGGAGATCATCGTGCCAGATCCCCATCACCTTCCATTTCTAGATccagaaaagataaaaaatccGGATCTTACTACAAAAATGAGCGTTCTAGGTCTCGCTCTCGCCGAAGATCACGTTCACGTCATCGTTCCTCACGTTCGCGCTCAAgatctcgtcgtcgttctCGTCATTCAAGATCACGCTCTCGGTCGTATTCGCCGCGAAGTAGCAGACGGCAAAGGAATCGCTCTCCGCCTCg tgaGCGCAGTCGAAGAAAATCGTCATCGTCTTCATCAAGCTCATCGTCCTCACGGTCCTCATCATCTCGTCAGTCAATCCGTCGTTCCTCTTCTCCCATTCGTCCACCTCCGTCATATGCCTCACTTGCTCGAGAAACACGCCATTTTAGTCCACCCCAAATATCTAACCCATTACCTGCTCCTCCTGTACGTCGCTATTATGGTCGAAAAAAGAGCGACTCTGATTCGTCTCTCTCGGACAGAGAGTCTACGTCGCCATCCAAACCTACAGCTTCTAATTCAGCATCAAA gcCTTCAACTCCATCAGTGACAGGTTCTAGTGGTAGAGGCACTGGTGCAACCAAA aatacaATGACGCCACAGGAACGACTAAAGCGCAAGATGCAAGCAGCTCTCAACAAACAAT ACAAGGCGGATAAACGggctgaaaaggaaaaactacAAAAAGTAGAACAGGAAAG AATGAATCGCGAGGAAGAAATGCGCGAGCTTGCTTTACGCTTACGTCGAAA AGAGCGTATGCGACGCCATGCTGCGCAGGGAGAATCGGGTTCTTCTAGCCCATCTTCTCGTTCACCGTCACGCTCACCTTCGCGTACGCCGTCGTAA
- the LOC124196513 gene encoding CLK4-associating serine/arginine rich protein-like isoform X2 — protein sequence MWHEARKQERLLKSMMVDHRRRAERRREYYEKTKGDPAQFLQVHGRPMKIHVDPAIAAIADSPATMMPWQGQPEILIDRFDVRAHLDVIPCRPQKDDSDTDQDPGEEVWEERQASYERYRILVQNEFIGVSEEKFLHQILLEEQFGPVQKLGEEEKKKMLAPKKAAIGFTYDDSTPSSSAAASTSHNIPVVPPEATEEEESDSDIDLDLSIAVDKLTTEQMHEVNKCALHYGLGRQDFMSLLTRDLDEQESLRIAKEEEQERAMYSGRKARKERRAFREQKLQALLMNRCLSPPSYATRASPTYDGQLRRSKSVSKSRSPSPFEGGIKFITSFGDEDSDPGGKTISSRSPNKTRDKDLPNKRPFASTTFLARDRGGRPLNSGRDTTKVNDKRHSRSGDHRARSPSPSISRSRKDKKSGSYYKNERSRSRSRRRSRSRHRSSRSRSRSRRRSRHSRSRSRSYSPRSSRRQRNRSPPRERSRRKSSSSSSSSSSSRSSSSRQSIRRSSSPIRPPPSYASLARETRHFSPPQISNPLPAPPVRRYYGRKKSDSDSSLSDRESTSPSKPTASNSASKPSTPSVTGSSGRGTGATKVKYNDATGTTKAQDASSSQQTIQGG from the exons ATGTGGCATGAAGCACGAAAACAGGAGCGTCTCCTGAAGTCTAT gATGGTAGATCACCGAAGGCGAGCTGAAAGGCGTCGAGAATATTATGAGAAAACA AAAGGAGATCCTGCCCAATTCCTTCAAGTTCATGGTCGCCCCATGAAAATTCATGTTGATCCAGCAATAGCAGCTATAGCGGACAGTCCTGCTACAAT GATGCCTTGGCAAGGACAACCAGAAATCTTGATTGACCGGTTTGATGTTAGAGCACATCTAGATGTTATTCCTTGTCGCCCCCAAAAAGATGACAGCGACACTGATCAGGATCCTGGTGAGGAGGTGTGGGAAGAAAGACAAGCGAGCTATGAAAGATACAGAATCCTTGtacaaaatgaatttattgGAG TTTCAGAGGAAAAGTTTCTACATCAAATATTGCTTGAAGAGCAATTCGGACCAGTTCAAAAGTTAGgtgaagaggaaaagaaaaaaatgcttgCGCCGAAGAAAGCGGCCATTGGGTTCACTTATGACGATTCCACGCCATCCTCGTCAGCCGCAGCATCAACTTCGCATAATATTCCCGTGGTTCCTCCCGAAgcgactgaagaagaagaatccgaTAGCGACATTGATTTGG ATTTATCAATTGCTGTCGATAAATTGACAACTGAGCAAATGCACGAAGTCAACAAATGTGCACTTCACTATGGGTTAGGCCGGCAGGACTTCATGTCACTACTCACTCGTGATTTGGATGAGCAAGAGTCATTACGAATCGCTAAAGAGGAAGAACAAGAACGGGCCATGTATTCT GGGAGAAAAGCAAGGAAAGAGCGACGGGCGTTTAGAGAGCAAAAGCTGCAAGCATTGCTTATGAATCGATGTCTGAGTCCTCCAAG TTACGCTACACGAGCTAGCCCAACTTACGATGGACAACTTCGCCGCTCGAAATCAGTGTCCAAGTCACGTTCTCCTTCACCCTTCGAAGGTGGAATCAAATTTATCACATCTTTTGGTGACGAAGATTCGGATCCAGGAGGGAAAACAATTAGCTCTCGGTCTCCGAACAAAACTCGCGATAAAGATTTACCAAATAAGCGGCCATTTGCCTCCACAACTTTTTTGGCTCGAGACAGGGGTGGTCGTCCTTTAAACAGTGGTCGTGACACAACTAAAGTAAATGACAAACGACATTCCCGTTCGGGAGATCATCGTGCCAGATCCCCATCACCTTCCATTTCTAGATccagaaaagataaaaaatccGGATCTTACTACAAAAATGAGCGTTCTAGGTCTCGCTCTCGCCGAAGATCACGTTCACGTCATCGTTCCTCACGTTCGCGCTCAAgatctcgtcgtcgttctCGTCATTCAAGATCACGCTCTCGGTCGTATTCGCCGCGAAGTAGCAGACGGCAAAGGAATCGCTCTCCGCCTCg tgaGCGCAGTCGAAGAAAATCGTCATCGTCTTCATCAAGCTCATCGTCCTCACGGTCCTCATCATCTCGTCAGTCAATCCGTCGTTCCTCTTCTCCCATTCGTCCACCTCCGTCATATGCCTCACTTGCTCGAGAAACACGCCATTTTAGTCCACCCCAAATATCTAACCCATTACCTGCTCCTCCTGTACGTCGCTATTATGGTCGAAAAAAGAGCGACTCTGATTCGTCTCTCTCGGACAGAGAGTCTACGTCGCCATCCAAACCTACAGCTTCTAATTCAGCATCAAA gcCTTCAACTCCATCAGTGACAGGTTCTAGTGGTAGAGGCACTGGTGCAACCAAAGTCA aatacaATGACGCCACAGGAACGACTAAAGCGCAAGATGCAAGCAGCTCTCAACAAACAAT ACAAGGCGGATAA
- the LOC124196512 gene encoding leucine-rich repeats and immunoglobulin-like domains protein 3, translated as MAIWPKVTWFLNEKTNVWCFLFMWLSLCASLSVAQPNSCPVNCSCLGTLVDCSKQGLTKIPKDLPLWTEILELQENLINTFSSNHFGHLKNLRQLDLSNNKIKLIVPGSLASSVHLNELKLNHNELTDIPDLGPLANLSSINLAHNEILSLNGTWLTRTKNLKNLDLSHNKISEIPAGIFSNGSRLQVLNLSNNRIQHLDKGCLYNLTALVDLKLARNRISSLPKELFKRLSALKFLELNRNRLTKIEGLTFDGLSSLTALRLRRNEINQLFDGAFFGLSSIQQLQLDFNNITTVTKAWLYGLNSMQQLSLSNNHISTIDKDAWEFCQQMWELDLTHNDLVAVEKSSLTKLPKLRQLILDHNKISYVEEGAFAHLPVLQTLELNYNEISWTIEDTNGTFTELSQVTKLGLAANRIKSVARKAFVGMQGLKVLDLQDNAIATIQDGAFSELPSLEDLRVNSSSLLCDCQLKWLPAWLDVNGGLASMVDLKCGHPEKLVGLVVQQVPVHNFTCDDFPKPFITEEPITKVALKEENVTLTCKAESTSAASPMSAIWKKDNLVYKGSQVMTLARSPDGRTNLMTSELLLQNISDEDAGRYQCVVTNDFGSTYSSRAKITVHVFPTFTKTPVDIRVKAGNTARLECHAEGSPPPEVAWKKDGGDDFPAARERRMHVMSNDDVFFIVNVKAADMGVYSCTAQNVAGVIVANATLTVLETPSFVKQMEDREIVTGETTVLECMASGSPKPRLNWTKDGGPLVATERHFFTADSQLLIIVHTKTSDAGRYECEMSNPLGVERDSTMLTVIPTSLASGDREDESATIGIIIIAVVCCVVGTSIVWVIIIHQTRKRARINALSLPSSTLQTQPLHATPSLPFPGVEFMATDTDDPDINIDIDSIPTTLYPPDLEILAYKESVGSTGQLYTYLADNNSDSEHSSSKDSGNGDSGRRSNSNEDVTVINDNVVSHSLHSLNTAVTEASDSTVSSRLPCRSNHPRNYSNANYTRTLSTFVPQPRPSTHFTEVEHTSRPAHSRGRMSLYEDRCARNSRHSMGSPVANYSLARHEI; from the exons ATGGCTATTTGGCCAAAAGTGACGTGgtttttaaacgaaaaaactAACGTTTGGTGTTTCCTCTTTATGTGGCTTTCCCTATGTGCTTCCCTCTCAGTGGCTCAGCCCAATTCCTGTCCGGTCAATTGTTCTTGCCTTGGTACGCTTGTTGACTGTAGCAAGCAAGGGCTTACCAAAATACCCAAAGATTTGCCTCTCTGGACTGAAATTTT ggAGCTACAGGAAAACCTCATTAACACATTTAGCTCCAACCATTTTGGCCATCTCAAGAATCTTCGACAATT gGATCTcagcaataataaaataaaattaatcgtGCCCGGATCGCTTGCTTCATCAGTTCACCTCAATGAATT GAAATTGAATCACAACGAGTTGACGGATATCCCTGACCTAGGCCCCTTAGCAAATCTTTCGTCGATAAATTT GGCGCACAACGAGATTTTGTCACTGAACGGAACGTGGCTGACTCGAactaaaaatcttaaaaatctTGATCTGAGTCACAACAAAATCTCTGAAATTCCAGCCGGAATATTCTCCAATGGTAGCCGACTTCAAGTTTT AAATTTGAGCAACAATCGAATTCAACATCTGGATAAAGGATGCCTTTACAATCTGACAGCACTCGTCGACTTGAAATTAGCCCGTAACAGGATATCCTCTCTTCCCAAAGAGCTGTTTAAGAGACTTTCTGCCCTTAAATTTCT TGAATTAAATCGGAACCGACTAACAAAAATTGAAGGACTGACATTTGATGGCCTCTCATCGTTGACTGCTCTCCGCCTCCGACgaaacgaaataaatcaaCTCTTTGATGGTGCTTTTTTCGGACTCTCTTCAATCCAGCAATt GCAACTGGATTTCAACAACATCACGACAGTGACTAAAGCTTGGCTGTACGGGTTGAATTCCATGCAACAGTTAAGCTTAAGCAACAATCATATCTCAACCATTGACAAGGACGCTTGGGAGTTTTGTCAACAAATGTGGGAATT GGATTTGACACACAATGACTTGGTAGCCGTCGAAAAATCCTCGTTGACCAAACTGCCAAAGCTTCGACAACTAATTCTCGATCATAACAAGATCTCGTATGTGGAGGAGGGGGCCTTTGCTCATCTACCGGTGTTACAAACACT tgAACTGAATTACAATGAAATTTCCTGGACCATCGAAGACACAAATGGAACGTTCACTGAGTTAAGCCAAGTGACTAAATTGGGTTTGGCTGCCAACCGCATTAAATCAGTGGCTCGCAAAGCCTTTGTTGGAATGCAAGGTCTCAAGGTTCTCGACCTACAGGATAACGCCATTGCAACTATTCAAGACGGAGCGTTCTCTGAGCTACCGTCGCTCGAAGATTTACGAGTCAATAGTAGCAGCCTTCTTTGTGATTGCCAGCTAAAGTGGCTTCCAGCTTGGTTGGATGTTAATGGTGGACTTGCTTCAATGGTAGATCTTAAGTGCGGACACCCTGAAAAGCTGGTTGGATTAGTCGTTCAGCAAGTTCCTGTTCACAATTTTACTTGTG ATGACTTTCCAAAACCCTTCATCACTGAAGAACCGATCACCAAAGTTGCCCtgaaggaagaaaatgttACACTAACGTGCAAGGCTGAATCTACGTCGGCGGCCTCACCCATGAGTGCCATCTGGAAAAAAGACAATCTGGTTTACAAAGGAAGCCAGGTGATGACGCTAGCTCGATCACCGGATGGACGCACAAACCTAATGACATCAGAGCTTCTACTTCAAAACATTTCGGACGAAGATGCCGGACGTTACCAATGCGTTGTTACCAATGATTTTGGTTCCACGTACTCTTCTCGGGCTAAAATAACCGTTCATG TCTTCCCTACATTCACCAAAACACCAGTTGATATTCGAGTCAAAGCAGGGAACACTGCTCGACTAGAGTGTCATGCCGAAGGATCCCCTCCTCCGGAAGTTGCTTGGAAAAAGGATGGCGGAGATGACTTTCCTGCAGCACGCGAGCGTCGTATGCATGTGATGTCTAATGATGATGTCTTTTTCATTGTTAACGTTAAGGCAGCTGACATGGGTGTTTACTCCTGTACGGCTCAAAATGTAGCGGGCGTTATCGTTGCCAACGCTACGCTGACCGTTCTTg aaacCCCGTCATTTGTTAAACAAATGGAAGACAGGGAGATTGTAACGGGTGAGACAACAGTCTTGGAATGTATGGCGTCTGGTTCTCCTAAACCTCGTCTTAACTGGACTAAAGATGGTGGACCGTTAGTGGCCACTGAgagacatttttttacagctgATAGCCAACTTTTGATAATCGTTCACACAAAGACATCGGATGCGGGGCGATACGAATGTGAAATGTCCAATCCTCTTGGAGTTGAGAGAGACTCGACCATGTTGACAGTTATTCCAACATCACTTGCATCTGGCGATAGAGAAGATGAATCGGCCACGATTGGAATTATTATAATCGCTGTTGTCTGCTGCGTGGTGGGCACTTCAATAGTCtgggtcatcatcatccaccAGACGCGCAAGAGAGCAAGAATCAATGCACTTTCTTTGCCGTCATCAACTCTACAGACCCAGCCACTGCATGCAACGCCAAGTTTACCGTTTCCTGGAGTAGAGTTCATGGCTACGGATACTGACGACCCGGATATTAATATCGATATCGACAGTATTCCTACTACGTTGTATCCGCCTGATTTGGAGATTTTGGCATACAAGGAAAGTGTCGGATCTACTGGGCAACTCTACACGTATCTTGCCGATAATAATTCGGATTCAGAACACTCAAGTAGCAAAGATAGCGGTAATGGCGACTCCGGTAGAAGAAGCAACAGCAACGAGGACGTAACGGTGATCAACGATAATGTCGTCAGTCACAGCTTACATAGTCTAAACACTGCCGTCACTGAAGCCTCTGATAGTACAGTGTCATCCAGATTACCTTGTAGAAGCAATCATCCTCGCAACTATTCCAACGCCAACTACACCCGAACGCTCAGCACCTTTGTGCCTCAACCAAGACCTAGCACTCACTTCACGGAAGTAGAGCACACAAGTAGACCAGCCCATTCACGAGGGCGAATGTCGCTTTACGAAGACCGATGCGCGCGTAATTCACGGCACTCGATGGGTTCTCCTGTTGCCAATTACAGCCTGGCTCGGCACGAAATCTAA